In the Caloenas nicobarica isolate bCalNic1 chromosome 10, bCalNic1.hap1, whole genome shotgun sequence genome, TGAACAGCACCATTCTGGATTATTCTCCAGTTTGCCTCCATGAGGAGTATTGTGGCACTGAAATATCTGTGGAGAGTTACTCTCATCTGATGCGGCCTCGCTTGTCAAAGAATTGAGATCTATTTGCACGCTGACCTTCTCTGGCTGCTGAATTTTTTGATCCAGCTTGCTTAATTTTCCCAAGACTTGAGAGATTTCTTCTCGGACACCTGAGAGAGATTCCAGTTTCTTCTCTATTTCACCAATCCTCAAAACTAATTTGCAGACACTTGTTTTTAGTTCATCATCTGTGTTACTGATGTCTGCCCGGACCACTTTATCCAATTTGTTACAGGCGCTCCCGTTGGAGATTTTAGTTAAATTGTGCTCAGGTGAGCTCTCACAGTCTGATTTATGCAACTGAGACAAGGAACCGGTGCTGTTGTAGCACGAAGACTGCATCACTCCAGTGGACCCGCTGATACTCATATCATCCAAAAACCGGAAAATGTCACTGATGTCATCGCTCACAATTTCAGAGTCATCATCTGATTGCTTAAGCGAGTGCCGCTCTCCGTACTTGGCTTGGCCTGCCACACACAAATCCTTGCATTTCTTGTGGTCCAGAACTTGCTGCTCAGTTTGTGTCCCAACACTCGTGGTCCTGTCAATGCTTAAGATCTGAACAGAAGTACAATTAATGCTTTTATCCTTAAATTTTTTTACCGGCTCGTGTTTCTCCACATCTAGAATAGAAGGGATTTCCTTGGGTTTATGCCCATTTGGTTTCACAGCGTAGTTTGCCTGCATAATTGGTTGCTGATCCTTTGCGTTTAGGTAGGACTGATGCCTGTCAGCTGAAGGAAAGTTTGGAGATGGGTTGTTCGAACTCTGGTATCGTGGCTTCTCTTCAGACTGCTTCCTATTAAAAAATGATCGTTCGAAGTCAGGTACCTCCTCAGTATTTAAACTCCAGCTTTTAGCTGGCCAGGCAGTTTGCTTGGCAGGTTTTCCAGTCCACTTTTTGTTGTCCTCAGGCCCAAGAATAGTAGTTGGGCCAAAATACGTTGAAGCTTGAAGATCATCTAAACTTTCATGCTTTACTCGTCTTTTGTCTGGTATAGGAGAATAAACTGGATTCAAGTACTGGCTGCTGTATGGCATTTCAAAGCTGTGGTTGAAGAAAGCCTGCTTAGagctttctttcctgttctggGGCTCTCTGTGTCCGTCTTCTGGCTTTTTATTGGATGGTATTAAGTTGGGAGATATAGTAATCAGATTATGAAAATCTTCTttgaatatatttcttttctggaCACACGACTGCATCACAAATGGCTCGTCATTTGAAATGAAAGTTTCTTTTATGCCTGCACTTATAGGCAAGGAGTCCTGGTCTGAAATAGATTCATTTTCAATGTTCATGGGGAAGTATGTACTCTGCATCTCGCACGGTGGGGACGTGGCGATGGAGTAGGATGCCAGCGCCTGCAGCCTGTCCAGAGAGGCGGCCCGGCCCTTCATCTCCTTATTAACACCGAGTAAAAAGTTGGGTTCTGACGAGGGGACAAACTGTTGACAGCCTTTGCAGTCcatctttctgcattttgaagACCTTCTGATAGGGAAGCCCTGGTTAAACTCCTGGTCGTTCAGCTCGCAGTTGGGCACGCAATCTGCCACATTGCAGATCTCCGTGTCAGATCTACAGGACTCGAAGGACTCTTTCTTCTTCACTTTCTGCCTTGAGACTGGAAGTTTCTCCTTAGCCACTCCCCCGTTCATTTGTATGAGGTTGAATATTGTTACTATATCTGCTGCAACCATGATTTTCTTTGATTGCTGATTGTTTACAGTGCATCTCATTTTGTCTTTGAACAAAGTTGCTGGGAAATTAGGATCCAGGCAAGCGGTGTAAAATAGCACGCTTCTGAGCTTGGCTAACTGGGATAAATCAAACCTCGCACACAGCGACTTGCAGAGGTCCTGGTAAGAAACAGTATTCTGCTTCGTGTCCAGCTCCTCCAAGATCTTCACCAGGAAGAGTGAGGATTCCTGGCTGGACTCCATGGCTCAagtgtattttgttgtttaacCTGGAAACTGCGTTCCACTTCTACAGCAACacacaacagcaaacaaaaaagatcaTAAGTCACCCACAGACAATATTCAGGACCTTGTCATTCAGCCACAGATGGGATCTGACCACCTAGCCATGCAATCGGGGGCTTGCTTGTATAACCCATCTTCATGTTTCTGAACTCCAGGCTGTAATCTTAGCATTGATGAAATCAATACTTAAATGGAGTCAAGATTTCATCCAAAGAGGCTCATTTATTTTGGTGTATAAACAGCAGAAACTTTGCAGGGGCTGAACTAATGGCAGATATACAATCCAAGTCTGCTCATTATAGGGCTTTCACAGAATTTCTTACCAACTTGTGAGAGGTAGAAAGTACAGACATGTTAACCTGTTAGGCAATAATTCTAGTCCTAGCCTAATCAGAAATGATCTACTACACCATGACAACCCAGCTGTTTTCACATTTGACTGCAAATGGCTCTCAGGAAGATTTTCTGACAATAAACTTCCAACTTGTTTTTAGAAGTTATCTGAGCACATAATTGCCATcttgcttatttaaaaacactATTTTCTCCTCTACTCTGAATTATCTCCCCCAGATATCATGACACTTTTTCCAGAAATACCTTTTCCTAAGTTTATGATTCAGGAATGGAAAAGCTACCTGGtcctgtgtgaaaaatctgtgtGAGCCCAATTTCAGCTATAAAGTGCAAAATTtagaaaagagcagaaagagttaaaaaaaaaaaattcccactgAATCTCAAAACCAATCCAGCAGATGCTAAAGGGCTGGCTGCCAATCAGGATAGATTTGAAGACTAAGAAATATCAAGGACAGAGAACATCCTCTTCAGTGATGTGTTCCCAGAGAAACCCTGGGAGTGCAGCTCCATTCATTAGCCTGAAATCAtagggcagagctggagagcgAAGGCTGCACGTTTATGTGGATAACAAGAATAGCTCGAACAAGCACAGCTAAGGCTACCAAACATCTTGAGAAGGATATAAACCCCTGCACTTTCAGAGCTGAAACCAACCTCTAGCTATTATGGATTAGGAAAGGATGCTCATGGGAGGGcagattatttttcatctgcCTACTGTGAATATCCTTGTCGGTGTCTCTGCTGTTGGCTACTAGGAGAGACAGAGCACGGGATGATGCAGTCTGCCAATTCCTCTGTTTGGTCACTTTATTATTCTTACTGATAggaatgacaaaaatattttcccttcccccaaGGGTATGGTATCTTCCCCCATTGACTCAAACCCTTAGATGACCCCTGGAACTTGTGTCTCCATCTTCACCAAGTACAGAATCAGTAAGTCAGGCTTGCAAGGTTTCTTATTACTCATTTAAAATGTCACTTCCCAGCCAAAACCCTCAGGATTCCTGAGCATCACACCAGGAATACAGGACTCCTGTTCCCTCTCTTGTAGCTTTTCATCTTGCCCTGACATTACACGCCGGTGATCACCATCAGCATCAGATACCAGCATACATGATCTTTCATAAAAAAAGTAACAGTACcatcttccagaagaaaaaaagaaaacctccagGTTGCCCATAAGAACATGAAACAAGACTCCACATGGACTTAGCAGTTTATTTAAGTGGCGTCTTTCTACTACATATTATCAGAAGCTGAGCAGCGGCACCGtgaatgtatttctgtgatTGTAAACACTACTCTCAGAAATCAACGGCTACAGGGATTTTCCAACGCCTCCGCTGCATGCATGTCTGCTTTTAAAGCTCCTGTATTATGCATAGCAGCACAACTCTTCTGTGAACTgacaaaagagcaaaaatgttATATTGCTCACTGCTCGGCTCCAGAAAGTCATGCTAAAAGCTGGAGGAGGATGCTTGTATCCCTTTTTTGTTTATCAACAGTGTATGCTCGGAGGCACAGCCTTTCTAACAGCctgcttttgtatttctctgaCATGTCACCATCAGGCAATGAAGCTCCCAAGCTAGGTCCAAACCAATCTACCCGCCACCAAAGCCACCAAGCACTCCTAGAGCAAATTTCACATGTGGGGCTTGGAGACTTCCCCGCTCCCGAGGGACTGGCATTGCAAATCGATTTTCTGCATGTTATAAAGCTGCCATTTGGGGCAAGAGTGGAAATCTGTCTTTTTGTCACCTCCGGGCTGAATACCAGCAAAAACAACTCCCTCCTTCCATTTGTAACTTCACGGCTTCTTGCAAAACCCTCACCTGGATATGCATTTTCACAGCCTGATACACACTCTACGCTGTCTGCACCAGCCTGCCAGCACCCTGCTTTCTCCCCACTCACACTCCTGCTAAAACATGCAAGTAGCCAGTTTGCaataatatatttcttaaaacCGCCAACCCGTTTTGTTCCCTACCTTTCTGTCTTTACTCTCTCATCCCAGTGATGATATCCCAGATACAGTTTCtttagtttttttatttttgcaccaGGCCATTCTTAGCATACCCCTCCCATCAGAGGTTTTAACTTCAATTCAGGTTTCTAAACCCTGTGAATCTGGTAAAACTTAAATGTAGCCTGATTTTCAAAGGTGCTGAGTGCTGACAAGTTCAGTAAGTTCACTGGAAGCCCTGCATACCCCCAAATCTCATGTTGCTTTTATTTACCACCACCAAGGAGCCACAGTCTGGGGACTCCAAGCCATATCCAAGCGGTAAGGCAGCAGCACTAAAGCATGGAGCTAGAGCAGTGGAGCTCTGCTAGACCTGGTTTAGCTCAGTCTGGGACCTTGTGCTCCCAGACCCAAGTCTAGGAGGTGACGGTCAGTTGTAAAGCAGTgagaggacagggaggtgacagaGGTGAGGGTAACTGGGAGAGAGCTGAGTCTGCTGAGGTGGGAATTCGGCCAATTCACTCAACTGATGCTCAGCTATGGGAGATGGGAATTGAAGAGACAGATTGCAAAATCAGATGCAGGCTTTGAGAAAAAGTAAGCTAGCCAGGAGTTGGAATAATCTCCTCTTTGCCCCTTGGCTGTTCACAAACAGCTTTCAGGTGTGAGCACACTTTAGGTGTGAAAGGTGCCTTTGGGCTTCAGCCTGAGTGTGGAAATGGGTGCTCCCTTGTGCCAGAACATCAGACACGTTGCTAGTAGAGCACACAACAGATTCAGAACAATAGAATGTATTACCccataaagataaaatataagGGCCTTGAAATCTTGTTTCCTGGGTCAGGGATGTAAAAGGCCGGTGCCAAGGTTTTTAGTGGCACATTAAGCTCCTCTGTCTCTTGTCAAGCCTTCTAACAGCCTGTGACAGAGACAGGTGTCTCTTGGCAAGTCACCCCGGGAGCTGCCACATCCAGGTGCCAAGCGCTTGGCCACGCACCGTCTCAGCTGTTGTGTCCACATTCATTCATTAGCTCTCAAAGCAGGACCAGAATAGACCTGGACAGGGCACATAAATGCAAAGCTCCAAAATAAGCACAGGACAGCCTTTTTAAGAGGGTACAGGGTCATGAATCAGCCAAAAGCAGTAAAGTGAATGAAAGCACCcacagcaagagcagcagcatggGTCTTCCTCAGATGGCCTGAATTCCAACCAACATCCTCGTGCCTTAGCTTCACTACCAGCAGCCACATGCACCCTCCAAACCACCCCCAAACTGACCTTGTTCTCCAGAGACATGGAGCTAACCAGACACAGAGATAGGATCCAGCCTATTTATCTTCAGCAAGACAGTCTCTGACCAAAGGAGCCACTTAACATTTCATCTTTAATGATTTTGTTATATTAACTCTGGGAGGGTCGCTTTGACTCAGCTTCCTAAGATTCTACATTCGCTGCTCTAATAGCACAACTATATCCCAGCATGGACTTGTACAGCATCATATTGCATGGCCAGTCGATGGGGTCTGACTCTCCTTGCACGCAAATGAGCTCCAGGCTTACCACAAATCAATGTCTTCTTGCCCTGCACCAAGAGCAATGAGCTGAGCTCTCATCTTACCATTAACTCGCTATCTCAGCCTCTGGAGGAGAAGACCAAGAATATTATGATTGCAGTCTTCATCCCTAGTGGTGCTTTCTGCTGCACAAGGGGAATATACTGTTCTATTTCCTGGTGTCTTTAGGAATCAAGCCTCCATAAGACCTCTCCCATGTGGTCCTCCAGACCGGGAGAACCTGTGTACTCTTTCACGCAGATTGCTTCACGGCAGAAAAGCCAGAATGTACTTTCCCTTCTCACCATCTCCCAAATCAGCTCTGGGGTTGGGGGCCCCCTCACCTCCTGACTACCCTATAAATTCACCAGCCACAGGAATTAATGAAATTAGTATTGCTCCCCGGTTGCCCTGGCTGCTTTCCCCTGTAGCACCTTCAGCCCAAGCCCTGCCCCACTGCATGGGCTAAGGGCAGTGCATATTGGGACAAATAAACCCCAGCACATGATTCCAGAGAAAGTCCCACCACTAGACTGccctgagcagctgcagggtgCCAAGATGCCTTCCATGAGCCTGAATCGTGGCCACTGGCAGACAGACCACGTTATCTTCCTCTCTTATTTCCTCCTTCATTTCCTTCCCTGTTCTTTGTGCCTCTGACATTTGCTCTCCCCATTTCCCAATATTCGCAGCAGGTGCAGCTAATACACAGATGCAGTTGCTGGAGTCACCATTTCCCACTCCCTTTGATTTGTCTGCCAAGAGGGAAACAGCATCCTTGTTTTGCTTCCCCCCACGGTGACTAACGGGCCACCCTTTAATACCATTGCAGCAACAAGAGAACAAGTGATCCTCGCATAAATTCCCCTAGAAAGAGCCAGCTACTTCAGCGCAGAAGAACATTAATATAGAGCCTGTAATATGCTGTTTTACTATTAACTTGAGCTCGTAAATCTTTCAGCCTGTCTTCCCAGTGCCAGATACTATAAAACAAGGTAGGCAATGCACACGTTTCGCATGAAACGTGTAACGCAGCGAGATGGAATTCAGTTTTCGTTTTCTCCCGTATGCACAACTCCATTTCTCTGTCAAAACATTAAGAAATTTCTGACAAACGAACAGACATCTCGAGCCCCATCTGGCTCCTAAGATGCACACAAACGGGAAACAATGCCAGTTTCCGCACACCTTATTCCTCCTCCTACCCCCGCCTTCTGCTgcccattaaaaagaaaactgaaaagcgCACTTTGGAGCCCTGCCCACGCAATGGCAATCGCTTCTCTCCACCTTTCATTGATGAGGAAAGTCATCCTGAACAGCCCAACACAGCCAGACTCCTCCTGACCCTTGGCACAGCTGTGCGGGAGCAGGGTGGGCTCCGGTCCCTGGGGTGGGTGGGAGATGGGTGCTGGTTCCTTGCCTCGCTGGTGGGATTTTTATTCACTCCTCCAGAGCCAAAGGGAATGAATGCCGACAGCCTGGGAGCTCAGGGGGCTTGTGCACTggctctcagcagcagctggctgctGTTCGGCACAGAACCACGCAGGCTTTGCACCCTCCCAGGCATCCCACTGCTAATCCCATCTGGGGGGGTTGGAGCTGTTTTCTGGCTCTTATCTTGTATGAATGAACCTTGGAAAACCACACTTTACAAACCCAGCTCCTCAACAGAGGCAGAGTCTGCACAATACTTCAGACCCCCCGCTGCTAGAATTCAGCAGCCTTTAAAGGCTTCCAGTGCATAAATTAATAGGGAACTTCTGGATAAAGGCAGCATACCCTCACAGCCGTGTCACGGCTCAAGTCAAACAAGGtttaccatttatttttcttgtgcaaTGACATTAGGCTGATTATTTGCATTGTTCAATTATGCAATCCAGGTTGAGGCATCTATACAATGTGGAAAAGTGCAAACAATCATTCTAAAACTGTGCAATAAATTACTTGAATTATTACTGCATCATATGCTCTTGGTTATTCTTTGTGAACTATCGGAccatacaaacacacacaaatactgTTTTCTCAATATGTTATTAGAGCACAACCAAGTCACGTTTTTTCCGAAAATTTTGGCATAAGGAGACATCATTGCAAACACTGACAGATGGACACAAAAAGGTCTAATTGTGTTAAACATGAGCAATTTTTTCTATCTATAGGCATCCTGGATTTTTGCACAGCAAACCTATAACAACCCTACTGCCACCCAAACCTGACTGCACAGACCGGCTTCCTTACCCTGGTGGGTCCAGCCTCCCTGGTGCCCATGCCTCTAGGCTCCCTGCCTGGGGCTTGGGGGCCCCAGGGCCCAGACCTGAGGTCACCCGCTTGCTCCAGCCACCCACAGACAGATCCAGCTGTTCAGGACTGAAGTGGAGCTGCCAAAGTCACAGAAGGagtttcaagatttttttgagTCCCCCCCTTTCCTGGGGACCCTGACAAAGAGGTGAGACCCCCGGCGTTCGTCAGTGACTGCAGGGGCTGCTCTTACCTGCACTTACCCCACCTGCTCCCAAGCCGGGGGAGAGGAGCCGGTGCTGAAGCCCCCTCCCGGGCACCCCCGGTCCCCGAGCATCCCTGGGCGCTGGGGAGCAGAGTCCCCAGTGCCCCTTCCTGCCAGTCCACCCCTTTGCACATCCGTGCCCCCCTTCCCGCACCTGGGGCTCACCTGGGGGCTCCGTCTGCCTCTTGCCCGGGGAACGCGGCCGTCAGGGCTGGCTCTGCCGCTGCAGCAGCCGCTTCCcagcgaggaggaggagcaggaggaagaaccGGAGCCTGAAGCCCCAGCAGGATGCCATAGCGCCAGGCTGCGCTGACAAAGGCGGCAGCAGGTTGgcatgggaggagggagagaggggaggagggagggggctgCACAGGCCGAGCCTCCCTGCGCCGCCCCCCCGGGCCCGCAGCCGCGGGAGGGGGCTGCCCCGGCCGGCCCCGGGCGCTGCGGCagcggggagccggggggctCGGCCGCCCGCAGGGACGGTGAGCGGCGGGGAGGCGGGGGATCCGCGCTTCggctttttaaacattattattgtttttattattattattatcatcagtGCAAGTCTTGGCTTGCTCGCTCAGCCTCAGGAGCTGCGGGGGGCCCCGGCTCGGCGGTCCCGAAGCCTCCCCCAGGCTCAGGCGCTGCTTGGCTTGGGAAGCAGCACCCGGTTCCTGCTGCATTGTCAGCCCCGAtgttccccccaccccctgcaccccaaatccagGTAGGGGGTGAGAGCACAGCCTGGTGCAAAggcgggcaggggagggggatgCCTAGCTGAAAGGGGACTGCCTCCCACTTCGGGACATTGCACCCCAAT is a window encoding:
- the MINAR1 gene encoding major intrinsically disordered Notch2-binding receptor 1, giving the protein MESSQESSLFLVKILEELDTKQNTVSYQDLCKSLCARFDLSQLAKLRSVLFYTACLDPNFPATLFKDKMRCTVNNQQSKKIMVAADIVTIFNLIQMNGGVAKEKLPVSRQKVKKKESFESCRSDTEICNVADCVPNCELNDQEFNQGFPIRRSSKCRKMDCKGCQQFVPSSEPNFLLGVNKEMKGRAASLDRLQALASYSIATSPPCEMQSTYFPMNIENESISDQDSLPISAGIKETFISNDEPFVMQSCVQKRNIFKEDFHNLITISPNLIPSNKKPEDGHREPQNRKESSKQAFFNHSFEMPYSSQYLNPVYSPIPDKRRVKHESLDDLQASTYFGPTTILGPEDNKKWTGKPAKQTAWPAKSWSLNTEEVPDFERSFFNRKQSEEKPRYQSSNNPSPNFPSADRHQSYLNAKDQQPIMQANYAVKPNGHKPKEIPSILDVEKHEPVKKFKDKSINCTSVQILSIDRTTSVGTQTEQQVLDHKKCKDLCVAGQAKYGERHSLKQSDDDSEIVSDDISDIFRFLDDMSISGSTGVMQSSCYNSTGSLSQLHKSDCESSPEHNLTKISNGSACNKLDKVVRADISNTDDELKTSVCKLVLRIGEIEKKLESLSGVREEISQVLGKLSKLDQKIQQPEKVSVQIDLNSLTSEAASDESNSPQIFQCHNTPHGGKLENNPEWCCSDASGSNSESLRVKALKKSLFTRRSSRSLTEENSATESKIASISNSPRDWRAITYTNQVGITEEEMKERDGGENKDWHRKSKEADRQYEIPQPHRLSKQPKDAFLIEQVFSPHPYPASLKSHMKNNPLYTDMRLTELAEVKRAQPSWTIEEYTRNSGDKGKIAALDLQTQESLNPNNLEYWMEDIYTPGYDSLLKRKEAEFRRAKVCKIAALITAAACTVILVIVVPICTMKS